In Natronoarchaeum mannanilyticum, a genomic segment contains:
- a CDS encoding NAD-dependent epimerase/dehydratase family protein: protein MTLLVTGADGYVGWPTALRVASRTDDRVVGVDNFARREWVESVGSVSAVPVADPDERVAAAEEVHGLDNLSLVEGDLTDRSFVDRILSVHEPDAVVHAAAQPSAPYSQINGERANYTQHNNMQATRNLLWGLAENDLSDTHFVETTTTGVYGAPEFPIPEGGAVMENQEERDEVPFPAMAGSWYHLTKSHDAANMRLAHDQFDIPISDVRTAITYGTATPETDADLRLRTRFDFDYYFGVVAHRFCAQAVSGYPMTVYGKGEQRKPFIALEDAVEGLAQLALADPDDRPDDHTVYNQVTRPISIVEVAETIAEVSGEFGLDVQVEHFENPRDEDETHAMEIENDRYAELIGGQSTTFEEGVRSILDDLVDYEDRIAAREDRFLPGVLTEGGD, encoded by the coding sequence GTGACCCTCCTCGTCACGGGCGCCGACGGGTACGTCGGCTGGCCCACCGCGTTACGAGTCGCCTCGCGAACCGACGACCGCGTCGTCGGCGTCGACAACTTCGCCCGCCGGGAGTGGGTCGAGTCGGTCGGGTCGGTCAGCGCCGTCCCGGTCGCCGACCCCGACGAGCGCGTCGCGGCCGCCGAGGAGGTCCACGGCCTGGACAACCTCTCGCTCGTCGAGGGCGACCTGACCGACCGATCGTTCGTCGATCGGATCCTCTCGGTCCACGAGCCCGACGCCGTCGTCCACGCGGCGGCCCAGCCCTCGGCGCCGTACTCCCAGATCAACGGCGAACGGGCCAACTACACCCAGCACAACAACATGCAGGCGACCCGGAACCTGCTGTGGGGGCTGGCCGAGAACGACCTCTCGGATACCCACTTCGTCGAGACCACGACGACCGGCGTCTACGGCGCCCCCGAGTTCCCGATCCCCGAGGGCGGCGCCGTCATGGAAAATCAGGAGGAGCGAGACGAGGTGCCGTTCCCCGCGATGGCCGGCTCGTGGTACCACCTCACCAAGAGCCACGACGCCGCGAACATGCGGCTGGCCCACGACCAGTTCGACATTCCGATCTCGGACGTCCGCACCGCGATCACGTACGGCACCGCGACGCCCGAGACCGACGCCGATCTGCGGCTGCGCACCCGCTTCGACTTCGACTACTACTTCGGCGTCGTCGCCCACCGATTCTGCGCGCAGGCGGTCTCAGGCTACCCGATGACGGTGTACGGGAAGGGCGAGCAGCGCAAACCGTTCATCGCGCTCGAGGACGCCGTCGAGGGGCTGGCCCAACTCGCGCTCGCCGATCCGGACGACCGGCCCGACGATCACACGGTCTACAACCAGGTCACGCGTCCGATCAGCATCGTCGAGGTCGCCGAGACGATCGCCGAGGTGTCCGGGGAGTTCGGCCTCGACGTGCAGGTCGAGCACTTCGAGAACCCCCGCGACGAGGACGAGACCCACGCGATGGAGATCGAGAACGACCGCTACGCCGAGCTGATCGGCGGACAGTCGACGACGTTCGAGGAGGGCGTCCGGTCGATCCTCGACGACCTCGTCGACTACGAGGACCGGATCGCCGCCCGGGAGGATCGGTTCCTCCCCGGCGTGCTGACGGAAGGGGGTGACTGA
- a CDS encoding alkaline phosphatase family protein: MDTQLLVVGWDAATRSHLDSMDLAFFDDLDHGGRLLPEPYWQSREVDSGTAWTTLTTGLPMREHGVAMLGGIIENERAFEWFSKIDRLIPRNLSGRPARIWARTKMLGRQPTNEDVPYKRAWHYVPDSLAFAVPLTYPPKPTSGVTVSGFPSPEVSVEPPELQERVRERYDGEPKKFDEDGELRDDYVEDLFRTHEAERELVLELAEEREFSLQFVVFTLLDRLLHVTDDRETIERAYRTIDETTRTLVDAIDPDDTMILSDHGMKRDPRGKWIHVHDETTGIWAGTRDWGLETHLDVTPAIVDYFGRSMDDPAYEPPEETVDKADMEAKLRDLGYLS; the protein is encoded by the coding sequence ATGGACACGCAGCTGCTCGTCGTCGGGTGGGACGCCGCCACGCGGTCGCACCTGGACTCGATGGACCTGGCCTTCTTCGACGACCTCGACCACGGCGGCCGGCTCCTGCCCGAGCCGTACTGGCAGTCCCGCGAAGTCGACAGCGGCACCGCGTGGACGACGCTGACGACCGGGCTGCCGATGCGGGAGCACGGCGTGGCGATGCTAGGCGGGATAATCGAGAACGAGCGCGCGTTCGAGTGGTTCTCGAAGATCGACCGCCTGATCCCCCGGAACCTGTCTGGACGCCCCGCTCGAATCTGGGCCCGGACGAAGATGCTCGGACGCCAGCCCACCAACGAGGACGTGCCCTACAAGCGCGCCTGGCACTACGTCCCCGACTCGCTGGCGTTCGCAGTCCCGCTGACCTACCCGCCGAAGCCGACCAGCGGCGTCACGGTCAGCGGCTTCCCGAGCCCAGAAGTCAGCGTCGAGCCACCGGAGCTCCAGGAGCGGGTGCGGGAGCGCTACGACGGCGAGCCAAAGAAATTCGACGAGGACGGCGAGCTTCGCGACGACTACGTCGAAGACCTCTTCCGGACTCACGAGGCCGAGCGCGAACTGGTGCTCGAGCTGGCCGAGGAGCGGGAGTTCTCGCTACAGTTCGTCGTGTTCACACTGCTCGATCGGCTCCTGCACGTCACCGACGACCGCGAGACGATCGAGCGCGCGTACCGGACGATCGACGAGACGACCCGGACGCTCGTCGACGCGATCGATCCCGACGATACCATGATCCTCAGCGACCACGGCATGAAGCGCGATCCGCGGGGCAAGTGGATCCACGTCCACGACGAGACCACGGGGATCTGGGCCGGGACGCGCGACTGGGGTCTCGAAACCCACCTCGACGTGACGCCGGCGATCGTCGACTACTTCGGCCGGTCGATGGACGACCCGGCGTACGAGCCGCCCGAGGAGACGGTCGACAAAGCCGACATGGAGGCGAAGCTACGGGATCTCGGCTACCTGTCGTGA
- a CDS encoding glycosyltransferase family 1 protein, whose protein sequence is MTLSRPTKIWFDTHYDSQSSGLYCIEQIKERVLDDDNATEVRDWRDADLVHLNTIPFRRRDLGVWWSSKPMVVTQHGGYHWWRSRHELLARPDHRIFALMRAIFRVTSRRPQRIGFSTEYTRKLAVERGGVPAELTQVIPLGRNESYRDREPTATEDPFVLVVVNNRNPRKNVPTIVETMAEMPDVRFVLPGKMWGEYPGELPDNAEVTGYVSEEELIGYYNRAAALYLPTLYEGFGLPFVEAMACGTAVVTTERGSPLEVCGDAAAYVEDPMDAHEHAALLRRLIMDDEYRQELEARGIERAGRFSWQRTADAYLDAYDEVLYGSEGTEREDSAEPLADRSRARSE, encoded by the coding sequence ATGACGCTCAGCCGACCGACGAAAATCTGGTTCGACACCCACTACGACAGCCAGAGCAGCGGCCTGTACTGCATCGAGCAGATCAAAGAACGGGTGCTGGACGACGACAACGCGACTGAGGTCCGGGACTGGCGGGACGCCGATCTGGTCCACCTCAACACGATCCCGTTCCGGCGACGAGACCTCGGCGTTTGGTGGTCCTCGAAGCCGATGGTCGTCACCCAGCACGGCGGCTACCACTGGTGGCGCTCGCGGCACGAGTTGCTGGCCCGCCCCGACCACCGGATCTTCGCGCTGATGCGGGCGATCTTCCGGGTGACGTCGCGGCGCCCGCAGCGAATCGGCTTCAGCACCGAGTACACCCGAAAACTCGCCGTCGAGCGCGGCGGCGTCCCGGCCGAGCTGACGCAGGTGATCCCGCTCGGGCGGAACGAGAGCTACCGCGATCGGGAGCCGACCGCCACCGAGGACCCGTTCGTGCTCGTCGTCGTCAACAACCGAAATCCGAGAAAGAACGTCCCGACGATCGTCGAGACGATGGCCGAGATGCCCGACGTGCGGTTCGTCCTGCCGGGGAAGATGTGGGGCGAGTACCCCGGCGAGTTGCCGGACAACGCCGAGGTGACCGGCTACGTCTCCGAGGAGGAGCTGATCGGGTACTACAACCGCGCCGCCGCGCTGTACCTCCCGACGCTGTACGAGGGGTTCGGACTCCCCTTCGTGGAGGCGATGGCCTGCGGGACCGCGGTCGTGACGACCGAGCGCGGATCGCCGCTGGAGGTCTGTGGCGACGCCGCCGCGTACGTCGAGGATCCGATGGACGCTCACGAGCACGCCGCCTTGCTCCGGCGGCTGATCATGGACGACGAGTACCGGCAAGAGCTCGAAGCGCGGGGAATCGAGCGGGCGGGGCGGTTCTCCTGGCAGCGGACCGCGGACGCGTACCTCGACGCGTACGACGAGGTGCTGTACGGAAGCGAGGGAACCGAGCGCGAGGACAGCGCCGAGCCGCTCGCCGACCGCTCGCGGGCGCGATCCGAATGA
- a CDS encoding class I SAM-dependent methyltransferase, whose protein sequence is MTGERTVADRTDGRATTDRRLAGRRILELGGGRDPVPGAVNMDIADVPEVDIIADVTGEWPVEPASFDRIEAHHVLEHVSHDDLPGVFRRASETLRPGGRFHVEVPLAHSRSAKNDPTHRSEWYWRTPSYYAGGDELAYEVDADLEFALERREIRLFLTSGEWFARPPSWLLKQLSLRNPSLIELVKLPYVTGFMEFTMRKRG, encoded by the coding sequence ATGACCGGGGAGCGTACGGTCGCGGACCGGACCGACGGCCGCGCGACGACCGATCGGCGGCTGGCGGGGCGCCGAATCCTGGAACTCGGCGGCGGGCGCGATCCGGTCCCCGGCGCCGTGAACATGGATATCGCCGACGTGCCGGAGGTCGACATCATCGCGGACGTCACCGGCGAGTGGCCCGTCGAACCGGCGTCGTTCGACCGCATCGAGGCCCACCACGTCCTCGAACACGTCTCCCACGACGACCTGCCGGGCGTGTTCCGCCGAGCGAGCGAGACGCTGCGTCCCGGCGGCCGGTTCCACGTCGAGGTGCCGCTGGCCCACAGCCGCAGCGCGAAGAACGATCCCACCCACAGGTCCGAGTGGTACTGGCGGACGCCGAGCTACTACGCGGGCGGCGACGAGCTGGCCTACGAGGTCGACGCCGATCTCGAATTCGCGCTCGAACGCCGGGAGATCCGACTCTTCCTGACCTCCGGCGAGTGGTTCGCGCGGCCGCCGTCCTGGCTGCTCAAGCAGCTCTCGCTCCGGAATCCGTCGCTGATAGAACTCGTGAAGCTGCCGTACGTGACCGGATTCATGGAGTTCACGATGCGAAAGCGGGGGTAA
- a CDS encoding flippase, with product MGENSSADRFRTVFKGAGVVFAGTILELGISFIAQLLIARYLGPTGFGAVSIGVTIMTASSIVVLVGLDSGIGRFLPRYEDAASRRGVLVSGFQIAIPLSLLAAGGIFLAAGPISVRIFSDPSVAPVIRVFAVALPFAALVRLTVGSVQGMQQSLPKVAVQNVALPTTRFLLIAGVLAFGLGAVAAAWAYGLAYVVAASIGAYYLIRHTPLLADVEPVPMRRELLAFSAPLVVTAAMLQVLSHIDTFIVGYFATTGDVGVYNVVYRLAQLLTVVLSAFGFIVMPTISSLDADDATAEIRRTYQVAAKWILLATLPVFLVIALFPEMVIKLTFGNEYVPGAAALSVLAVGFFTHAIVGPNGNALTSVGRTRLIMYDNVAVAITNVALNFALVPRYGILGAAVATSMSYGLLNALYTYQLYRETGIQPFTRGMVRPFGVALALVGLIYWVTTTFFTVTLPLLVAMFGVFLGLYGLIILRFGGIEEEEILLLWSFEERFGVDLGPLKRIAEKLHG from the coding sequence GTGGGGGAGAACAGCTCGGCGGACCGATTTCGGACCGTGTTCAAGGGCGCCGGCGTCGTCTTCGCCGGCACGATCCTGGAGCTGGGCATCTCGTTTATCGCACAGCTCCTGATCGCGCGCTACCTCGGCCCGACGGGGTTCGGCGCCGTCTCGATCGGCGTGACGATCATGACCGCCAGCTCGATCGTCGTGCTGGTGGGTCTCGACAGCGGCATCGGGAGGTTCCTCCCGCGGTACGAGGATGCGGCGTCGCGCCGGGGCGTGCTCGTCTCCGGCTTCCAGATCGCGATCCCGCTCAGTCTCCTCGCGGCGGGCGGGATCTTCCTCGCAGCCGGCCCGATCTCCGTCCGGATCTTCAGCGACCCCTCGGTCGCCCCGGTGATCCGGGTGTTCGCCGTCGCGCTGCCGTTCGCCGCGCTCGTGCGGCTGACCGTCGGGAGCGTCCAGGGGATGCAGCAGTCGCTCCCGAAAGTCGCCGTCCAGAACGTCGCGCTGCCGACGACGCGGTTCCTGCTGATCGCGGGCGTGCTCGCCTTCGGGCTGGGGGCGGTGGCGGCCGCGTGGGCGTACGGTCTCGCGTACGTCGTCGCGGCGTCGATCGGCGCGTACTACCTGATTCGGCACACGCCGCTGCTCGCGGACGTCGAGCCGGTGCCGATGCGCCGCGAACTGCTCGCCTTTTCGGCGCCGCTGGTCGTCACCGCCGCGATGCTGCAGGTGCTCTCTCACATCGACACGTTCATCGTCGGCTACTTCGCCACGACCGGCGACGTCGGCGTCTATAACGTCGTCTACCGGCTCGCTCAGCTCCTGACGGTCGTGCTCTCGGCCTTTGGCTTCATCGTGATGCCGACGATCTCGTCGCTGGACGCCGACGACGCGACGGCCGAGATCCGTCGCACCTACCAGGTCGCCGCGAAGTGGATCCTTCTGGCGACGCTCCCGGTGTTCCTGGTGATCGCGCTGTTCCCCGAGATGGTGATCAAGCTCACGTTCGGCAACGAGTACGTGCCGGGCGCCGCCGCGCTGTCGGTGCTCGCGGTCGGCTTCTTCACCCACGCGATCGTCGGGCCGAACGGCAACGCGCTGACCTCGGTGGGGCGAACGCGGCTCATCATGTACGACAACGTCGCCGTCGCGATCACGAACGTCGCGCTGAATTTTGCGCTGGTTCCCCGCTACGGAATCCTCGGCGCCGCCGTCGCGACGTCGATGTCGTACGGACTGCTGAACGCGCTGTACACCTACCAGCTCTACCGCGAGACGGGGATTCAGCCGTTCACGAGGGGGATGGTCCGGCCCTTCGGCGTCGCGCTGGCGCTGGTCGGGCTGATCTACTGGGTGACGACGACGTTCTTTACGGTGACGCTCCCGCTGCTGGTGGCGA